In a single window of the Elaeis guineensis isolate ETL-2024a chromosome 6, EG11, whole genome shotgun sequence genome:
- the LOC105060031 gene encoding exocyst complex component SEC3A isoform X3 — MAASSADDVELRRACAAAIGGGGSKENIVLAIRVAKGHGILEKLGRVAKPRVLALTTAKNSSKGQSAKAFLRVLKYSSGGVLEPAKLYKLKHLTKVEVVSNDPTGCTFILGFDNLRSQSVTPPQWTVRNIDDRNRLLLFILNMCKEILGRIPKFVGIDVVEMAIWVKENTPTVNSQGNIQDGPAASVMMQRDLKVTVEKDLVSQAEEEDMEALLGTYVMGIGEAEAFSERLKRELLALEAANVHALLESESLIEEVLQGLEAASVCVNDMDEWLRIFNVKLRHMREDIESIESRNNKLEMQSTSNNSLLDELDKLLERLRIPSEFAASLTGGSFDEARMLKNVEACEWLTGAIRSLEVPNLDPCYANMRAVKEKQAELEKLKNTFVRRASEFLRNYFFSLVDFMISDKSYFSQRGQLKRPDHADLRYKCRTYARLLQHLKSLDKNCLGPLRKAYCHSLNLLLRREAREFANELRASTKASRNPTVWLESSTGSSQTGNSTDTSTVSEAYSKMLTIFIPLLVDESSFFAHFMCFEVPAFVPPGAPANGTKNGSDGNDANGDDLSFMDSDANGNNSSELGTLNEALQDLLDGIQEDFYAVVDWAYKIDPLCCISMHGITERYLSGQKADAAGFVRKLLDDLESKISTQFGRFVDEACHQIERNERNIRQMGVLSYIPRFATLATRMEQYIQGHSRDLVDQAYTKLVSTMFATLEKIAQSDPKYADIVLLANYAAFQNSLYDLANVVPTLAKSYHQASEAYEQACTRHINMIIYVMGIYAC; from the exons ATGGCGGCGTCGAGCGCGGACGACGTGGAGCTCAGGCGGGCCTGCGCCGCGGCCATCGGCGGTGGGGGAAGCAAGGAGAACATCGTGCTGGCGATCCGAGTCGCCAAGGGCCACGGGATCTTGGAGAAGCTTGGCCGCGTCGCCAAACCTAGGGTTCTTGCCCTCACCA CAGCTAAAAATTCATCGAAGGGTCAGAGTGCTAAAGCTTTTCTCCGTGTCTTGAAATATTCATCTGGAGGAGTACTCGAG CCTGCAAAACTCTACAAGTTAAAGCATCTTACAAAAGTGGAGGTTGTTTCAAATGATCCTACTGGCTGTACATTTATTCTG GGATTTGACAATCTTAGAAGCCAGAGTGTCACCCCTCCACAATGGACAGTGCGTAACATAGATGACAG GAACCGGCTTCTTCTCTTCATTTTAAACATGTGCAAGGAGATACTGGGTCGCATTCCTAAGTTTGTTGGGATTGATGTTGTTGAGATGGCTATTTGGGTAAAG GAAAACACACCCACGGTGAATAGTCAAGGAAACATCCAAGATGGGCCAGCTGCATCTGTCATGATGCAAAGGGACTTGAAAGTTACTGTTGAGAAAGACCTTGTTTCACAAGCAGAAGAAGAAGACATGGAGGCTCTTCTTGGCAC GTATGTCATGGGCATTGGTGAAGCAGAGGCATTTTCGGAAAGATTGAAGCGAGAACTTCTTGCTCTGGAAGCAGCAAATGTCCATGCATTATTGGAAAGTGAATCATTGATAGAGGAG GTACTGCAGGGACTAGAAGCTGCTTCTGTATGTGTCAATGATATGGATGAGTGGTTACGCATTTTTAATGTGAAGCTTAGACATATGCGAGAGGATATTGAATcg ATTGAATCCCGTAACAACAAATTGGAAATGCAATCTACAAGTAACAATTCACTTCTGGATGAGCTGGACAAGTTACTTGAGCGCTTGCGTATTCCTTCTGAG TTTGCAGCATCATTAACTGGAGGTTCTTTTGATGAGGCACGCATGCTTAAAAATGTTGAAGCATGTGAATGGTTGACAGGGGCCATTCGCAGTCTTGAAGTGCCAAATCTGGATCCATGCTATGCGAACATGCGAGCA GTTAAGGAAAAGCAAGCAGAGTTGGAGAAATTGAAAAATACATTTGTTCGGAGAGCATCAGAATTCTTGAGAAACTACTTTTTTAGTTTGGTAGACTTTATGATAAGTGACAAGAGCTACTTTTCACAG CGAGGGCAATTAAAGAGGCCCGATCATGCAGATCTAAGGTATAAGTGCAGGACTTATGCACGACTGCTGCAGCACTTAAAG AGTCTCGACAAGAATTGCTTGGGCCCTTTGAGGAAGGCATATTGTCATTCCCTCAACTTGCTCCTTCGTCGAGAG GCTCGTGAATTTGCAAATGAACTTCGTGCAAGTACCAAAGCATCAAGAAATCCAACTGTTTGGCTTGAATCTTCTACAGGTTCCAGTCAAACAGGAAATAGTACAGATACTTCCACAGTTTCTGAAGCATACTCAAAGATGCTTACCATCTTTATTCCACTTCTTGTAGATGAG AGTTCCTTTTTTGCACATTTCATGTGCTTTGAAGTTCCTGCATTTGTCCCACCTGGTGCTCCTGCTAATGGTACTAAAAATGGATCTGATGGCAATGATGCAAACGGTGATGATCTCAGCTTTATGGATTCCGATGCAAATG GTAATAATTCTAGTGAGTTGGGAACATTGAATGAAGCTCTTCAAGATCTGCTTGATGGAATCCAA GAAGACTTCTATGCAGTGGTAGATTGGGCATACAAAATTGATCCTCTGTGCTGCATATCAATGCATGGTATCACAGAGCGCTACCTTTCTGGTCAGAAAGCTGATGCAGCCGGATTTGTGCGTAAGTTGCTTGATGACTTGGAGTCAAAAATATCAACTCAGTTTGGCAGG TTTGTTGATGAAGCTTGCCATCAGATTGAGAGGAATGAACGTAATATACGACAAATGGGAGTTCTATCTTATATCCCAAG ATTTGCTACTCTCGCAACACGAATGGAGCAATATATCCAGGGACATTCCAGGGATTTGGTTGATCAGGCATACACGAAATTA GTTAGCACAATGTTTGCGACTTTGGAGAAAATTGCACAAAGTGACCCAAAGTATGCTGATATTGTACTCTTGGCGAACTATGCAGCTTTCCAGAACAG TCTTTATGATTTAGCAAATGTTGTGCCCACACTTGCGAAGTCCTATCATCAGGCTAGTGAAGCTTATGAACAGGCTTGTACACGCCATATAAATATGATCATTTACGTT ATGGGAATATATGCTTGTTAG
- the LOC105060031 gene encoding exocyst complex component SEC3A isoform X2: protein MAASSADDVELRRACAAAIGGGGSKENIVLAIRVAKGHGILEKLGRVAKPRVLALTTKNSSKGQSAKAFLRVLKYSSGGVLEPAKLYKLKHLTKVEVVSNDPTGCTFILGFDNLRSQSVTPPQWTVRNIDDRNRLLLFILNMCKEILGRIPKFVGIDVVEMAIWVKENTPTVNSQGNIQDGPAASVMMQRDLKVTVEKDLVSQAEEEDMEALLGTYVMGIGEAEAFSERLKRELLALEAANVHALLESESLIEEVLQGLEAASVCVNDMDEWLRIFNVKLRHMREDIESIESRNNKLEMQSTSNNSLLDELDKLLERLRIPSEFAASLTGGSFDEARMLKNVEACEWLTGAIRSLEVPNLDPCYANMRAVKEKQAELEKLKNTFVRRASEFLRNYFFSLVDFMISDKSYFSQRGQLKRPDHADLRYKCRTYARLLQHLKSLDKNCLGPLRKAYCHSLNLLLRREAREFANELRASTKASRNPTVWLESSTGSSQTGNSTDTSTVSEAYSKMLTIFIPLLVDESSFFAHFMCFEVPAFVPPGAPANGTKNGSDGNDANGDDLSFMDSDANGNNSSELGTLNEALQDLLDGIQEDFYAVVDWAYKIDPLCCISMHGITERYLSGQKADAAGFVRKLLDDLESKISTQFGRFVDEACHQIERNERNIRQMGVLSYIPRFATLATRMEQYIQGHSRDLVDQAYTKLVSTMFATLEKIAQSDPKYADIVLLANYAAFQNSLYDLANVVPTLAKSYHQASEAYEQACTRHINMIIYVQFERLFQFARKIEDLMYTITPEEIPFQLGLSKMDLRKVLKSSLSGIDKSISAMFRKLQKNLTSEELLPSLWDKCKKEFLDKYESFVQLVAKVYPNETIPSVVEMRELLASQ from the exons ATGGCGGCGTCGAGCGCGGACGACGTGGAGCTCAGGCGGGCCTGCGCCGCGGCCATCGGCGGTGGGGGAAGCAAGGAGAACATCGTGCTGGCGATCCGAGTCGCCAAGGGCCACGGGATCTTGGAGAAGCTTGGCCGCGTCGCCAAACCTAGGGTTCTTGCCCTCACCA CTAAAAATTCATCGAAGGGTCAGAGTGCTAAAGCTTTTCTCCGTGTCTTGAAATATTCATCTGGAGGAGTACTCGAG CCTGCAAAACTCTACAAGTTAAAGCATCTTACAAAAGTGGAGGTTGTTTCAAATGATCCTACTGGCTGTACATTTATTCTG GGATTTGACAATCTTAGAAGCCAGAGTGTCACCCCTCCACAATGGACAGTGCGTAACATAGATGACAG GAACCGGCTTCTTCTCTTCATTTTAAACATGTGCAAGGAGATACTGGGTCGCATTCCTAAGTTTGTTGGGATTGATGTTGTTGAGATGGCTATTTGGGTAAAG GAAAACACACCCACGGTGAATAGTCAAGGAAACATCCAAGATGGGCCAGCTGCATCTGTCATGATGCAAAGGGACTTGAAAGTTACTGTTGAGAAAGACCTTGTTTCACAAGCAGAAGAAGAAGACATGGAGGCTCTTCTTGGCAC GTATGTCATGGGCATTGGTGAAGCAGAGGCATTTTCGGAAAGATTGAAGCGAGAACTTCTTGCTCTGGAAGCAGCAAATGTCCATGCATTATTGGAAAGTGAATCATTGATAGAGGAG GTACTGCAGGGACTAGAAGCTGCTTCTGTATGTGTCAATGATATGGATGAGTGGTTACGCATTTTTAATGTGAAGCTTAGACATATGCGAGAGGATATTGAATcg ATTGAATCCCGTAACAACAAATTGGAAATGCAATCTACAAGTAACAATTCACTTCTGGATGAGCTGGACAAGTTACTTGAGCGCTTGCGTATTCCTTCTGAG TTTGCAGCATCATTAACTGGAGGTTCTTTTGATGAGGCACGCATGCTTAAAAATGTTGAAGCATGTGAATGGTTGACAGGGGCCATTCGCAGTCTTGAAGTGCCAAATCTGGATCCATGCTATGCGAACATGCGAGCA GTTAAGGAAAAGCAAGCAGAGTTGGAGAAATTGAAAAATACATTTGTTCGGAGAGCATCAGAATTCTTGAGAAACTACTTTTTTAGTTTGGTAGACTTTATGATAAGTGACAAGAGCTACTTTTCACAG CGAGGGCAATTAAAGAGGCCCGATCATGCAGATCTAAGGTATAAGTGCAGGACTTATGCACGACTGCTGCAGCACTTAAAG AGTCTCGACAAGAATTGCTTGGGCCCTTTGAGGAAGGCATATTGTCATTCCCTCAACTTGCTCCTTCGTCGAGAG GCTCGTGAATTTGCAAATGAACTTCGTGCAAGTACCAAAGCATCAAGAAATCCAACTGTTTGGCTTGAATCTTCTACAGGTTCCAGTCAAACAGGAAATAGTACAGATACTTCCACAGTTTCTGAAGCATACTCAAAGATGCTTACCATCTTTATTCCACTTCTTGTAGATGAG AGTTCCTTTTTTGCACATTTCATGTGCTTTGAAGTTCCTGCATTTGTCCCACCTGGTGCTCCTGCTAATGGTACTAAAAATGGATCTGATGGCAATGATGCAAACGGTGATGATCTCAGCTTTATGGATTCCGATGCAAATG GTAATAATTCTAGTGAGTTGGGAACATTGAATGAAGCTCTTCAAGATCTGCTTGATGGAATCCAA GAAGACTTCTATGCAGTGGTAGATTGGGCATACAAAATTGATCCTCTGTGCTGCATATCAATGCATGGTATCACAGAGCGCTACCTTTCTGGTCAGAAAGCTGATGCAGCCGGATTTGTGCGTAAGTTGCTTGATGACTTGGAGTCAAAAATATCAACTCAGTTTGGCAGG TTTGTTGATGAAGCTTGCCATCAGATTGAGAGGAATGAACGTAATATACGACAAATGGGAGTTCTATCTTATATCCCAAG ATTTGCTACTCTCGCAACACGAATGGAGCAATATATCCAGGGACATTCCAGGGATTTGGTTGATCAGGCATACACGAAATTA GTTAGCACAATGTTTGCGACTTTGGAGAAAATTGCACAAAGTGACCCAAAGTATGCTGATATTGTACTCTTGGCGAACTATGCAGCTTTCCAGAACAG TCTTTATGATTTAGCAAATGTTGTGCCCACACTTGCGAAGTCCTATCATCAGGCTAGTGAAGCTTATGAACAGGCTTGTACACGCCATATAAATATGATCATTTACGTT CAATTTGAAAGATTATTTCAGTTTGCCCGGAAAATAGAGGATTTGATGTACACAATTACTCCTGAAGAG ATCCCTTTCCAGCTTGGACTTTCAAAAATGGATCTCAGGAAAGTGTTGAAATCCAGCTTATCTGGA ATTGACAAGTCAATCAGTGCTATGTTTAGGAAGTTACAGAAGAATTTGACCTCTGAGGAGTTGTTACCTTCTTTGTGGGATAAATGCAAG
- the LOC105060031 gene encoding exocyst complex component SEC3A isoform X1, with product MAASSADDVELRRACAAAIGGGGSKENIVLAIRVAKGHGILEKLGRVAKPRVLALTTAKNSSKGQSAKAFLRVLKYSSGGVLEPAKLYKLKHLTKVEVVSNDPTGCTFILGFDNLRSQSVTPPQWTVRNIDDRNRLLLFILNMCKEILGRIPKFVGIDVVEMAIWVKENTPTVNSQGNIQDGPAASVMMQRDLKVTVEKDLVSQAEEEDMEALLGTYVMGIGEAEAFSERLKRELLALEAANVHALLESESLIEEVLQGLEAASVCVNDMDEWLRIFNVKLRHMREDIESIESRNNKLEMQSTSNNSLLDELDKLLERLRIPSEFAASLTGGSFDEARMLKNVEACEWLTGAIRSLEVPNLDPCYANMRAVKEKQAELEKLKNTFVRRASEFLRNYFFSLVDFMISDKSYFSQRGQLKRPDHADLRYKCRTYARLLQHLKSLDKNCLGPLRKAYCHSLNLLLRREAREFANELRASTKASRNPTVWLESSTGSSQTGNSTDTSTVSEAYSKMLTIFIPLLVDESSFFAHFMCFEVPAFVPPGAPANGTKNGSDGNDANGDDLSFMDSDANGNNSSELGTLNEALQDLLDGIQEDFYAVVDWAYKIDPLCCISMHGITERYLSGQKADAAGFVRKLLDDLESKISTQFGRFVDEACHQIERNERNIRQMGVLSYIPRFATLATRMEQYIQGHSRDLVDQAYTKLVSTMFATLEKIAQSDPKYADIVLLANYAAFQNSLYDLANVVPTLAKSYHQASEAYEQACTRHINMIIYVQFERLFQFARKIEDLMYTITPEEIPFQLGLSKMDLRKVLKSSLSGIDKSISAMFRKLQKNLTSEELLPSLWDKCKKEFLDKYESFVQLVAKVYPNETIPSVVEMRELLASQ from the exons ATGGCGGCGTCGAGCGCGGACGACGTGGAGCTCAGGCGGGCCTGCGCCGCGGCCATCGGCGGTGGGGGAAGCAAGGAGAACATCGTGCTGGCGATCCGAGTCGCCAAGGGCCACGGGATCTTGGAGAAGCTTGGCCGCGTCGCCAAACCTAGGGTTCTTGCCCTCACCA CAGCTAAAAATTCATCGAAGGGTCAGAGTGCTAAAGCTTTTCTCCGTGTCTTGAAATATTCATCTGGAGGAGTACTCGAG CCTGCAAAACTCTACAAGTTAAAGCATCTTACAAAAGTGGAGGTTGTTTCAAATGATCCTACTGGCTGTACATTTATTCTG GGATTTGACAATCTTAGAAGCCAGAGTGTCACCCCTCCACAATGGACAGTGCGTAACATAGATGACAG GAACCGGCTTCTTCTCTTCATTTTAAACATGTGCAAGGAGATACTGGGTCGCATTCCTAAGTTTGTTGGGATTGATGTTGTTGAGATGGCTATTTGGGTAAAG GAAAACACACCCACGGTGAATAGTCAAGGAAACATCCAAGATGGGCCAGCTGCATCTGTCATGATGCAAAGGGACTTGAAAGTTACTGTTGAGAAAGACCTTGTTTCACAAGCAGAAGAAGAAGACATGGAGGCTCTTCTTGGCAC GTATGTCATGGGCATTGGTGAAGCAGAGGCATTTTCGGAAAGATTGAAGCGAGAACTTCTTGCTCTGGAAGCAGCAAATGTCCATGCATTATTGGAAAGTGAATCATTGATAGAGGAG GTACTGCAGGGACTAGAAGCTGCTTCTGTATGTGTCAATGATATGGATGAGTGGTTACGCATTTTTAATGTGAAGCTTAGACATATGCGAGAGGATATTGAATcg ATTGAATCCCGTAACAACAAATTGGAAATGCAATCTACAAGTAACAATTCACTTCTGGATGAGCTGGACAAGTTACTTGAGCGCTTGCGTATTCCTTCTGAG TTTGCAGCATCATTAACTGGAGGTTCTTTTGATGAGGCACGCATGCTTAAAAATGTTGAAGCATGTGAATGGTTGACAGGGGCCATTCGCAGTCTTGAAGTGCCAAATCTGGATCCATGCTATGCGAACATGCGAGCA GTTAAGGAAAAGCAAGCAGAGTTGGAGAAATTGAAAAATACATTTGTTCGGAGAGCATCAGAATTCTTGAGAAACTACTTTTTTAGTTTGGTAGACTTTATGATAAGTGACAAGAGCTACTTTTCACAG CGAGGGCAATTAAAGAGGCCCGATCATGCAGATCTAAGGTATAAGTGCAGGACTTATGCACGACTGCTGCAGCACTTAAAG AGTCTCGACAAGAATTGCTTGGGCCCTTTGAGGAAGGCATATTGTCATTCCCTCAACTTGCTCCTTCGTCGAGAG GCTCGTGAATTTGCAAATGAACTTCGTGCAAGTACCAAAGCATCAAGAAATCCAACTGTTTGGCTTGAATCTTCTACAGGTTCCAGTCAAACAGGAAATAGTACAGATACTTCCACAGTTTCTGAAGCATACTCAAAGATGCTTACCATCTTTATTCCACTTCTTGTAGATGAG AGTTCCTTTTTTGCACATTTCATGTGCTTTGAAGTTCCTGCATTTGTCCCACCTGGTGCTCCTGCTAATGGTACTAAAAATGGATCTGATGGCAATGATGCAAACGGTGATGATCTCAGCTTTATGGATTCCGATGCAAATG GTAATAATTCTAGTGAGTTGGGAACATTGAATGAAGCTCTTCAAGATCTGCTTGATGGAATCCAA GAAGACTTCTATGCAGTGGTAGATTGGGCATACAAAATTGATCCTCTGTGCTGCATATCAATGCATGGTATCACAGAGCGCTACCTTTCTGGTCAGAAAGCTGATGCAGCCGGATTTGTGCGTAAGTTGCTTGATGACTTGGAGTCAAAAATATCAACTCAGTTTGGCAGG TTTGTTGATGAAGCTTGCCATCAGATTGAGAGGAATGAACGTAATATACGACAAATGGGAGTTCTATCTTATATCCCAAG ATTTGCTACTCTCGCAACACGAATGGAGCAATATATCCAGGGACATTCCAGGGATTTGGTTGATCAGGCATACACGAAATTA GTTAGCACAATGTTTGCGACTTTGGAGAAAATTGCACAAAGTGACCCAAAGTATGCTGATATTGTACTCTTGGCGAACTATGCAGCTTTCCAGAACAG TCTTTATGATTTAGCAAATGTTGTGCCCACACTTGCGAAGTCCTATCATCAGGCTAGTGAAGCTTATGAACAGGCTTGTACACGCCATATAAATATGATCATTTACGTT CAATTTGAAAGATTATTTCAGTTTGCCCGGAAAATAGAGGATTTGATGTACACAATTACTCCTGAAGAG ATCCCTTTCCAGCTTGGACTTTCAAAAATGGATCTCAGGAAAGTGTTGAAATCCAGCTTATCTGGA ATTGACAAGTCAATCAGTGCTATGTTTAGGAAGTTACAGAAGAATTTGACCTCTGAGGAGTTGTTACCTTCTTTGTGGGATAAATGCAAG